In Candidatus Bathyarchaeota archaeon, one genomic interval encodes:
- a CDS encoding alcohol dehydrogenase catalytic domain-containing protein: MKAVVKVKRGPGNVELMEKEVPKVGFDEVLIEVKYTGICGTDIHIYHDTAFYTPPVVLGHEYSGVIVEKGSGVKDYDVGDRVTSPATIPCGKCYMCRTNHANRCVGDKRVLGSHRADGTFAKYVNVPASILHKIPENLPFDEAAMVELVACVVRLVYERVCVQPGDTVAVVGPGPAGLVALQAAKAAGAGLVVVTGIRADKERLETARSLGADVTVNCDEEDPVESVKSLTDGLGVDVVLEASGAPSARRQAFQLVRKCGRVGLLGLGKPSEMDLDRIVEGELDVKGSWGTVWTSWRRSITLLSQGKIRLAPLITAKLHLEEWSEGFRMIEERRALKVLLAP, encoded by the coding sequence ATGAAGGCTGTTGTGAAGGTGAAGCGTGGACCAGGAAATGTTGAGCTTATGGAAAAAGAAGTTCCAAAGGTGGGATTTGATGAAGTTTTGATCGAGGTTAAGTACACAGGTATCTGCGGCACTGACATCCACATCTATCATGACACAGCATTCTACACTCCCCCCGTTGTCCTGGGCCACGAGTATTCCGGCGTAATCGTCGAGAAGGGGAGTGGGGTTAAGGATTATGATGTAGGAGACCGTGTGACTTCTCCCGCGACAATACCATGCGGAAAATGCTATATGTGCAGGACAAACCATGCTAATCGATGCGTCGGAGACAAGCGTGTCCTTGGCTCTCATAGGGCGGACGGGACATTCGCCAAATACGTGAATGTACCCGCAAGCATCCTTCATAAAATACCTGAAAACCTGCCTTTCGATGAGGCGGCTATGGTCGAGCTTGTCGCATGCGTGGTGCGGCTCGTTTATGAGAGGGTGTGCGTTCAACCCGGGGACACCGTCGCGGTTGTTGGTCCTGGACCAGCTGGTCTAGTTGCGCTTCAGGCTGCAAAGGCGGCTGGCGCAGGCCTTGTTGTGGTAACTGGGATAAGGGCGGATAAGGAACGATTGGAGACCGCGAGAAGCCTCGGCGCGGATGTAACCGTGAACTGCGACGAAGAGGATCCTGTCGAATCGGTGAAAAGTTTGACTGATGGTTTAGGCGTCGATGTTGTTCTTGAGGCGAGCGGCGCACCTTCGGCTAGGAGGCAAGCGTTTCAGTTGGTGAGAAAATGCGGGAGAGTCGGGTTGCTTGGGCTCGGGAAACCATCAGAGATGGATTTAGACCGGATTGTTGAAGGAGAGCTTGATGTGAAAGGATCTTGGGGAACAGTGTGGACAAGTTGGCGGAGAAGTATAACGCTTCTGAGCCAAGGTAAGATTAGGCTAGCACCGTTAATAACGGCGAAGCTGCATCTTGAGGAGTGGAGTGAAGGCTTCAGGATGATTGAGGAGAGGAGAGCGCTTAAAGTTCTTCTGGCTCCATGA
- a CDS encoding lipoate--protein ligase family protein has product MEKWRLLNLASPNRPEMNLAIEEAVFHSVAEMRAPPTVMFWRNDKAVVVGYSQSVEAEVDLDICEVEGVRVARRFSGGGTVFHDHGNLNYSIIIKADHPSIKGLDVAGSHRFFVSGVITFLEDLGLSAVFSPPSDIMVNGKKISGNAQARRRGTILHHGTLLVNSDLDLLNRVLKARASQDKNSNVSSRRRPVTNLIDELGCSISIWRVTSRLKKSFEKAFSIMLVESSLTMDEARISGVLCKEKYARREWIFLR; this is encoded by the coding sequence ATGGAGAAATGGAGGCTTCTGAATCTCGCTTCGCCTAACAGGCCTGAGATGAACTTGGCAATCGAAGAGGCTGTATTCCATTCGGTAGCGGAGATGAGAGCCCCGCCCACGGTCATGTTCTGGAGAAATGATAAAGCAGTGGTTGTCGGCTACTCACAAAGCGTGGAGGCCGAGGTCGATCTAGACATATGCGAGGTTGAAGGGGTAAGGGTTGCCAGAAGGTTCTCAGGCGGAGGCACAGTGTTCCACGACCATGGAAACCTGAATTATAGCATAATTATCAAGGCGGACCATCCCTCAATTAAGGGTTTAGATGTTGCCGGCTCCCACAGGTTCTTTGTAAGCGGTGTCATCACTTTTCTTGAAGATTTGGGGTTAAGCGCGGTTTTCAGCCCTCCAAGCGACATAATGGTTAACGGAAAGAAGATTTCCGGTAACGCCCAGGCCAGAAGAAGGGGGACAATACTCCATCATGGAACACTCCTAGTAAACTCAGACCTGGATCTTCTCAATAGAGTCTTGAAGGCTAGAGCAAGTCAGGATAAAAATTCAAATGTCAGTAGTAGGAGAAGACCCGTAACAAATCTGATAGATGAGCTAGGGTGCAGCATCTCGATCTGGAGAGTGACATCCCGGCTGAAAAAGTCGTTTGAAAAAGCGTTCTCAATAATGTTAGTTGAGAGCAGCCTAACCATGGATGAGGCGAGGATATCTGGGGTCCTCTGCAAAGAGAAGTATGCTAGACGAGAATGGATCTTTCTCCGATAA
- a CDS encoding zinc-dependent dehydrogenase, which translates to MGRSMRAFRFHAPGYVKVEDTGIPKVGPRDILVEVKVALTCGTDVKMYKRGHPKVKPPVTLGHEFSGIIAEAGDKAAGRFRVGDRVSVANSAPCNTCFFCKVGKPNLCEHLMETLIGFSVDGAFAEYVLVPAPIVEQNTYKIPENVSFEEAALLEPLACAINGCEAADIGLGDTVVIIGSGPIGLIHLQLAKMKGASRVIVTDLREERLKTAEKLGADVLINASKEDQVSRVKELTNGLGADIVIEAVGLPETWETAVQMTRKAGTTLFFGGCPSGSTIKLDTERIHYEDLTLKGIFHHTPFSVYKAFKLISSGRFNGRPLISERMRLEETEKALNKMGSGECIKIGIIP; encoded by the coding sequence ATGGGAAGATCGATGCGGGCATTTAGATTCCATGCCCCTGGATACGTCAAAGTCGAGGATACAGGTATCCCGAAGGTTGGACCGAGAGATATTCTAGTCGAAGTTAAGGTTGCGTTGACATGCGGCACTGACGTTAAGATGTATAAAAGGGGGCACCCGAAAGTCAAGCCTCCAGTCACCCTTGGACATGAATTCTCTGGAATCATCGCAGAGGCGGGGGATAAGGCGGCAGGTCGGTTTCGCGTTGGTGATAGGGTTTCAGTTGCTAACTCAGCCCCCTGTAACACATGCTTCTTCTGTAAGGTTGGTAAACCTAACCTATGCGAACATCTGATGGAAACGCTGATAGGCTTCAGTGTCGACGGAGCCTTCGCCGAGTATGTTCTAGTCCCAGCACCCATCGTTGAACAGAACACGTACAAGATTCCTGAGAATGTCTCATTTGAGGAGGCCGCGCTGCTTGAGCCGCTTGCATGCGCGATTAACGGATGCGAAGCCGCCGACATCGGCTTAGGCGACACAGTAGTGATAATAGGTAGCGGCCCAATAGGCCTAATCCACCTTCAACTCGCAAAGATGAAGGGTGCCTCAAGAGTGATCGTTACAGACCTTCGCGAGGAGAGATTGAAGACCGCGGAGAAGCTTGGAGCCGATGTACTTATCAACGCCTCCAAGGAGGATCAGGTGAGCCGCGTAAAAGAATTAACCAATGGATTAGGCGCTGACATCGTAATAGAAGCTGTCGGCCTACCTGAAACTTGGGAGACGGCTGTCCAAATGACGAGAAAAGCTGGAACAACCCTCTTCTTTGGCGGATGCCCCTCAGGCTCAACGATAAAGCTAGACACGGAAAGGATACATTATGAGGATCTGACATTGAAGGGAATATTCCATCATACGCCCTTCTCAGTCTACAAAGCCTTCAAACTTATATCTTCTGGAAGATTTAATGGAAGACCGCTGATTTCGGAGCGGATGCGACTCGAAGAGACGGAGAAGGCGCTGAATAAGATGGGAAGTGGAGAATGCATTAAGATTGGGATAATCCCATAA
- a CDS encoding corrinoid protein: MPEEEAILQKLRDAIVNLDIEGVKAAAQEALAAGIPAYKAVVEGMAKGMEIVGQKYEAGEYFLAELIMAGETMKEGMTILEPYLKAGDLKSAGKVVIGTVRGDLHDIGKNIVITLLRAANFEVIDLGIDVTPEKFVEAVRAHRPDILGMSALLTTTMMEMGNVIESLKKAGLRDGLKIIIGGAPVTPEFAEKIGADAAARDAVDGVRICNEWMKEKARS; encoded by the coding sequence TTGCCTGAAGAAGAAGCGATTCTGCAAAAATTGAGGGATGCAATAGTCAATTTGGACATTGAGGGGGTAAAGGCGGCTGCTCAGGAAGCCCTTGCTGCAGGCATACCCGCATATAAAGCGGTCGTCGAAGGCATGGCTAAGGGAATGGAAATAGTTGGACAGAAGTATGAGGCGGGAGAATACTTCCTAGCCGAACTTATCATGGCCGGGGAGACAATGAAAGAGGGGATGACAATACTTGAACCCTACCTAAAGGCTGGAGATCTCAAGTCAGCTGGCAAGGTTGTTATCGGCACGGTGAGAGGGGACCTTCACGATATAGGAAAGAATATTGTCATCACCCTGCTTAGGGCTGCAAATTTTGAGGTTATCGACTTAGGAATTGATGTTACGCCTGAAAAGTTCGTTGAAGCTGTGAGGGCGCATAGACCCGACATTCTTGGCATGTCGGCCCTACTTACTACCACGATGATGGAGATGGGGAATGTGATAGAAAGCTTGAAAAAAGCGGGCTTAAGGGACGGCTTAAAGATTATTATTGGAGGTGCACCGGTAACACCTGAATTCGCGGAGAAGATAGGCGCTGATGCCGCTGCAAGAGACGCGGTCGACGGAGTCCGCATATGTAATGAGTGGATGAAGGAAAAGGCGCGAAGCTGA
- a CDS encoding cupin domain-containing protein → MNVEGKPYSAKIGGPTGIHPYSVKVERRLSDLLGYFSDEETVGRILKEGKDPLIYEVYEIPREPAEGLFNVGCTVIYPGKIGDEYYFTKGHYHEKDNTCEVYLGIRGEGLILMQSRDEEIAQAKIEPNVLVYIPPGMAHRTVNTGKEELVFLAIYPSDSGHDYETIKERGFAKIVVEEKGKPVLRDNPRYKKYL, encoded by the coding sequence TTGAACGTTGAGGGAAAGCCGTATTCTGCGAAAATTGGGGGGCCTACTGGAATTCACCCTTACAGTGTGAAGGTGGAGAGACGGCTCAGCGACCTTCTAGGATACTTCTCTGATGAGGAAACCGTAGGGAGGATCCTGAAGGAGGGAAAGGACCCGCTTATATACGAGGTGTATGAGATTCCACGTGAACCAGCTGAGGGGCTTTTCAACGTGGGGTGCACGGTGATTTATCCCGGGAAGATTGGCGATGAATACTACTTCACGAAGGGCCACTATCATGAGAAAGATAACACATGTGAAGTCTATCTTGGAATCCGAGGCGAAGGGCTGATTCTTATGCAGAGCCGTGATGAAGAGATTGCCCAAGCTAAGATCGAGCCGAACGTTTTGGTCTACATCCCGCCTGGAATGGCGCATCGCACAGTTAACACTGGTAAAGAAGAACTAGTTTTTCTGGCTATTTACCCGTCGGATTCAGGACACGACTATGAGACGATAAAGGAGAGGGGTTTCGCCAAAATAGTGGTTGAAGAGAAGGGGAAACCGGTCCTTAGAGACAACCCACGGTACAAAAAATACTTATGA
- a CDS encoding ATP-dependent DNA ligase, producing the protein MTRFKALTDVCERISATTRRNLAIIIAADFIRTLEPKEVEPAISMMLGRPFPRWDQRELDVSWETLSGIIRNLMGVSWNDFLAAFRETGDIGAASQKLFERGVKARQTVLLESPLSILDVRQVFDAVAEATGSGSREKKERLIEALLARASPIEVKYLVKIIIGEMRTGFSEGLMESAVAKAFSIPLETVQKATMIMGDIGEVAEICRTKGLDALSRIGFKVFRPFRPMLAQTANSLEEALEEHGGKTALEFKLDGARVQIHKSKGRVMIFSRRLTEITGSLPEIVQLIRREIRAEEAIVEGEVIAIGKDGSPLPFQHLMRRFKRIKDVDSVIEKIPVKLFLFDVISVEGQSLIDMPYHERRRRLQEIAGDIPLTEQIVADNVQVAQRFLSESISRGHEGLMAKRLDSPYILGARGKFWLKIKEVLEPLDLVIVAAEYGYGKRHKWLSDYYLAARDEESGEFLTVGKTFKGLTDHEIEEMTQRLKEIALYEDGHKVIVSPKIVVEVAYNEIQESPKYKCGMALRFARITRIRDDKKPEEADTIGKVRSIYLRQFEKKARIQLAGLNGAKHYAGR; encoded by the coding sequence ATGACAAGGTTTAAGGCTCTAACAGACGTCTGCGAGAGGATATCGGCAACAACACGACGCAATTTGGCAATCATTATCGCGGCGGATTTTATAAGAACGCTTGAGCCTAAGGAAGTCGAGCCTGCGATCTCCATGATGCTGGGCAGACCATTTCCGAGATGGGATCAGAGAGAATTAGACGTGAGCTGGGAAACGCTGAGCGGCATAATCAGGAATTTGATGGGTGTTAGCTGGAATGATTTTTTAGCCGCTTTCAGGGAGACAGGAGACATTGGAGCTGCATCTCAGAAACTGTTTGAGAGAGGTGTGAAGGCAAGGCAGACGGTGCTCCTCGAGAGCCCTCTCTCCATACTTGATGTTAGGCAAGTGTTCGATGCTGTTGCAGAGGCGACTGGCTCAGGTTCAAGGGAGAAGAAGGAGCGTCTTATCGAAGCACTTCTCGCACGTGCATCGCCTATCGAAGTGAAATACCTTGTGAAAATAATAATTGGGGAGATGAGAACTGGTTTCAGCGAGGGTCTAATGGAGTCAGCGGTGGCAAAGGCCTTCTCTATTCCGCTAGAGACCGTGCAAAAAGCAACGATGATAATGGGGGACATAGGGGAGGTTGCCGAGATCTGCCGGACGAAGGGCTTAGACGCGCTTTCAAGAATAGGCTTCAAAGTTTTCAGGCCTTTTAGACCTATGCTCGCTCAGACCGCGAACAGTCTAGAGGAGGCTTTGGAGGAGCATGGGGGAAAGACCGCGCTTGAGTTCAAACTTGACGGAGCGAGGGTTCAGATTCACAAATCAAAGGGGCGGGTCATGATATTCAGTAGAAGACTGACCGAGATAACGGGGAGCTTACCGGAGATTGTTCAGCTAATACGTAGGGAGATAAGGGCTGAGGAGGCGATAGTGGAGGGTGAAGTAATCGCCATCGGAAAAGACGGCAGCCCATTACCATTCCAGCATCTTATGCGACGCTTCAAAAGGATCAAAGACGTAGACTCGGTCATTGAAAAAATTCCAGTTAAGCTTTTTCTATTCGACGTCATCTCTGTTGAGGGTCAAAGTCTCATAGACATGCCCTACCATGAACGGAGAAGAAGGCTGCAGGAGATAGCCGGAGATATACCGTTGACAGAGCAGATTGTGGCTGACAACGTGCAGGTTGCTCAAAGATTTCTTAGTGAGTCGATTTCTAGAGGTCATGAAGGCTTGATGGCTAAGAGACTAGACAGCCCATATATCCTGGGTGCACGGGGCAAATTCTGGCTCAAAATAAAGGAGGTCTTGGAGCCATTAGATCTGGTGATAGTTGCGGCTGAGTATGGATATGGAAAGAGGCATAAATGGCTCTCAGACTATTACCTTGCCGCAAGAGACGAAGAAAGCGGCGAGTTCTTAACGGTGGGGAAGACGTTCAAGGGACTGACTGACCATGAGATTGAGGAGATGACGCAGAGGCTTAAAGAGATTGCATTATACGAGGATGGACATAAGGTCATCGTATCCCCGAAGATCGTTGTTGAGGTAGCATATAACGAAATACAGGAAAGCCCAAAATACAAATGCGGCATGGCTCTTAGATTTGCAAGAATAACTAGAATAAGAGATGACAAGAAGCCAGAGGAAGCTGACACAATTGGAAAAGTGAGGAGCATTTACCTAAGACAATTCGAAAAGAAGGCTCGAATCCAGTTGGCAGGATTAAACGGCGCCAAACATTATGCAGGAAGATAA
- a CDS encoding 50S ribosome-binding GTPase — protein MVTNLPAEAKAKWAEVVAARSPAEKVRLMREFLSLVPKHKGTSKLIANVKHRISVLERELERDRERRRGGSGLDFSVPKEGAGQIIILGPTNVGRSSLLSSLTNAKPEISDIPFTTQKPVVGMLQYCDVQFQLIEAPALVRGAAEGKMHGPQILGLARNADGLIIMVDLSNDPFDQFLTIKSELENVGMIIEKPEGEVEIIRRAANAGIHIIGGGVLVNCTPEEVKRLVQGYGIRSALIRIRGKVSLDDIEGSLFSSNIYKPTLLIANKVDMPGAEEKAEQLKRELGLSIPVLATSCRDGRGLEDIGRNIFQMLRIIRVYAKEPWEKEPSKKPVILEEGTTVIEAARRLHSTLYERFSYARVWGSSVKYPGQKVGPDHILKDGDTIEIH, from the coding sequence ATGGTCACAAACCTGCCAGCAGAGGCCAAGGCAAAATGGGCTGAAGTTGTAGCTGCACGCTCACCAGCGGAAAAAGTGCGGTTGATGCGGGAGTTCCTCTCTCTTGTGCCGAAGCATAAGGGGACAAGCAAGCTCATAGCCAATGTTAAGCATAGAATTTCGGTTTTGGAACGGGAACTTGAGAGGGATAGGGAGAGAAGGAGAGGTGGCTCTGGGCTGGATTTCTCTGTGCCAAAGGAGGGGGCGGGTCAGATTATAATATTGGGGCCCACGAATGTGGGTCGAAGCAGCCTTCTCTCTTCACTGACGAATGCTAAACCAGAAATATCCGATATACCATTCACAACCCAGAAACCCGTTGTCGGAATGCTACAATACTGCGACGTGCAGTTCCAACTCATCGAGGCGCCAGCTCTGGTTCGAGGTGCAGCGGAGGGGAAGATGCATGGTCCCCAGATACTTGGGCTTGCTAGGAATGCTGACGGCCTCATCATTATGGTAGACTTGTCAAATGACCCCTTCGACCAATTCTTGACAATCAAGTCTGAGCTGGAAAACGTTGGAATGATCATTGAAAAGCCTGAGGGCGAGGTTGAGATCATTAGGAGGGCGGCAAATGCCGGAATCCATATCATCGGAGGCGGCGTACTAGTAAACTGCACCCCTGAAGAAGTCAAGAGATTAGTTCAGGGTTACGGAATAAGATCAGCCCTCATCAGGATTCGTGGAAAAGTCTCCTTAGACGATATCGAAGGCAGTTTATTCTCAAGTAACATTTACAAGCCAACCTTGTTGATCGCGAATAAAGTTGACATGCCCGGCGCAGAGGAGAAGGCGGAGCAATTGAAAAGGGAACTTGGCTTAAGCATTCCTGTCTTGGCTACGTCGTGCAGGGATGGAAGAGGGCTTGAAGATATTGGAAGGAATATTTTTCAAATGTTAAGGATAATCAGGGTTTATGCTAAGGAGCCCTGGGAGAAGGAGCCGTCGAAGAAGCCGGTGATCCTTGAGGAGGGGACAACTGTTATTGAGGCGGCTCGCAGACTCCACTCCACTCTCTATGAGAGATTCAGTTATGCTAGAGTCTGGGGATCTAGCGTGAAGTATCCGGGACAGAAGGTCGGTCCTGACCATATTTTGAAGGATGGGGACACCATAGAAATCCATTAG
- a CDS encoding GHMP kinase — MGDPLIVSTPGRADFLNTHQDYKGLPVVPVAINLRMRLYGEPRGDRIIAVKSRDLESLGEPYMDEFKVAVNEMLPGKFFGNYLRGVVNVLIKRGLAEELRGANVIIESDIPVGSGLSSSAALEVGFTELLNRMNSLDLDIKDVAEISFYAENQEVGIPCGRLDQYGVAFGGIIKLECRPPYNVESLPFRDLVFTIVDSGVRHSTAEIHPKRQAEIDQGLRSLMANPRVPEILKSRLGHRFFEPKWEEIREEEIKDYLTDLDEVPKRRILFTLRMQKSTDLALKVLRSEIITKDVVVANLGKEAWEKIRRVRPEEMSYHVLGEVMNYQQSLLRDLYDVSIPKIDDICSAAIEAGAYGAKISGAGMGGSIIALVKDEKVGKKVIFECVSAGAKQGWISRAGDGVKVEAG, encoded by the coding sequence ATGGGCGACCCGCTAATCGTGTCAACCCCAGGTAGAGCTGATTTCCTTAATACGCATCAGGATTATAAGGGGTTACCTGTGGTTCCAGTCGCAATTAATTTACGGATGCGTCTATATGGAGAACCGAGAGGGGACAGGATTATAGCGGTCAAATCTAGGGATCTTGAATCGCTTGGAGAACCCTATATGGACGAGTTCAAAGTCGCCGTTAATGAGATGCTTCCCGGAAAATTCTTCGGAAATTATCTACGCGGAGTAGTCAATGTGCTGATAAAGCGTGGACTAGCTGAAGAACTAAGAGGTGCAAATGTGATAATAGAGAGCGATATCCCCGTGGGGTCAGGGCTCTCAAGCAGCGCGGCTCTGGAGGTAGGCTTCACAGAGCTTCTTAACCGCATGAACAGTCTAGATTTGGACATAAAGGATGTGGCTGAAATATCATTTTATGCGGAGAATCAGGAGGTTGGAATCCCATGCGGCAGACTTGACCAGTACGGTGTAGCCTTCGGCGGAATAATCAAGCTTGAATGCAGGCCGCCATACAATGTTGAATCTCTCCCATTTAGGGATCTTGTCTTCACCATTGTCGACTCAGGGGTGAGACACTCAACTGCGGAGATACACCCTAAGAGACAGGCTGAAATCGATCAGGGACTTAGGTCGCTGATGGCGAACCCAAGGGTGCCTGAAATATTAAAGTCTAGGCTTGGACACAGATTTTTCGAGCCGAAATGGGAGGAGATCCGAGAAGAGGAGATTAAAGACTACCTCACCGATCTTGATGAAGTGCCAAAGAGAAGGATTCTCTTCACATTAAGGATGCAGAAGTCGACGGATCTTGCGCTGAAAGTTCTAAGATCGGAGATTATAACTAAAGATGTGGTAGTGGCAAACCTGGGAAAAGAGGCATGGGAAAAGATAAGGCGAGTGAGACCTGAAGAGATGAGTTATCATGTGCTAGGCGAAGTCATGAATTATCAGCAGTCTCTCCTAAGAGACCTGTATGATGTCAGCATCCCAAAGATTGATGACATCTGCTCAGCGGCGATTGAGGCTGGAGCCTACGGAGCCAAGATCTCCGGGGCCGGGATGGGAGGAAGCATAATCGCCTTGGTGAAAGATGAGAAAGTGGGCAAAAAAGTTATCTTTGAATGTGTCTCAGCGGGGGCCAAGCAAGGCTGGATATCAAGGGCCGGCGATGGAGTAAAAGTGGAAGCAGGATAG
- the galT gene encoding galactose-1-phosphate uridylyltransferase, whose product MELRWDPILSQWIIVSGKRGVRPLLPEGYCPFCPGADEVPGKGWTVLSLPNKFPALRPDAPPPDVKFDRLYRCRRAEGICEVIVYTPEHNTSLSELSVENIKAVIDLWRERFEELQKLEYVKYVFIFENKGRIIGVTLDHPHGQLYAFPFVPPIIQRELSSSRNYLKRTGKCLFCKIIEKEKEDKVRVVCENKDFICFLPFFAHWPFGVHIYPKRHIQAIIDLTEEEKWSFASILKSILRKFDNLYDMSFPYMMALHQRPTDGKDYPYYHFHVEFYPPYREKGKIKYFAGVETGAGTVTYDYTPEMKAEELRKSPED is encoded by the coding sequence TTGGAGCTAAGGTGGGATCCTATTCTATCTCAGTGGATAATTGTATCAGGCAAGAGGGGAGTACGTCCTCTGCTTCCGGAGGGTTACTGCCCATTCTGTCCAGGAGCTGATGAGGTGCCTGGAAAAGGCTGGACCGTGCTCAGTTTACCGAACAAGTTTCCAGCCCTAAGGCCGGACGCCCCGCCTCCAGACGTCAAGTTTGACAGGCTTTATCGTTGTAGGCGGGCTGAAGGCATATGTGAAGTAATAGTTTATACGCCTGAACATAACACATCTCTCTCGGAGCTAAGCGTCGAGAATATAAAGGCCGTAATCGACCTTTGGAGGGAACGTTTCGAAGAGCTGCAGAAGCTGGAATACGTCAAGTATGTTTTCATCTTCGAGAATAAGGGTCGAATAATCGGCGTGACCTTGGATCATCCTCACGGACAGCTTTACGCCTTCCCATTCGTTCCACCCATAATTCAGCGTGAACTATCATCTAGCAGAAATTACCTGAAAAGAACTGGGAAGTGCCTATTCTGCAAGATAATTGAGAAGGAGAAAGAAGATAAGGTTAGAGTAGTATGCGAAAATAAGGACTTCATATGCTTTCTACCTTTCTTTGCACATTGGCCATTCGGGGTTCACATATACCCGAAAAGGCACATACAGGCCATTATAGACCTTACGGAGGAAGAAAAATGGTCCTTTGCAAGCATATTGAAAAGTATACTGAGAAAATTTGATAATCTCTACGATATGAGCTTCCCGTATATGATGGCTCTACATCAGAGGCCGACAGACGGCAAAGATTATCCCTACTACCACTTTCATGTCGAGTTTTATCCTCCATACCGCGAGAAGGGAAAGATAAAATATTTCGCAGGTGTGGAAACCGGAGCTGGAACAGTCACATACGATTACACTCCAGAGATGAAGGCTGAGGAGCTTAGAAAAAGCCCTGAAGACTGA
- a CDS encoding HAD family phosphatase — translation MGQSDFEAVIFDWDGTLADTKEVVVLSFQMVLAEVGCRISDRFLERLIGIGARNMFKEALESAGIPFDEKMINDLLRRKTSIQLGMIDRVRLFDGAIELLDSLHGRLRIALATMSNREVIEKAIAAMGIKKYFDLVLTVDEVKKPKPDPEVFLKCAEKLGVQPTKCVVIEDSVFGVIAAKRAGMRCIAVLTGAYGMEELVRENPDLTVKSLMEIEKILGFILG, via the coding sequence ATGGGGCAGAGCGATTTTGAGGCGGTTATCTTCGACTGGGACGGGACTTTAGCGGACACGAAGGAGGTCGTGGTGCTCTCATTCCAGATGGTTCTAGCTGAGGTTGGATGCAGGATTAGTGACAGATTTCTTGAGAGATTAATCGGGATCGGCGCACGGAACATGTTCAAGGAGGCTTTGGAAAGCGCAGGCATACCATTCGACGAAAAGATGATAAATGATCTTTTGAGGAGGAAAACATCCATCCAGCTAGGTATGATCGACCGTGTTAGGCTTTTCGACGGCGCAATTGAGCTTCTAGATTCCCTACATGGAAGGTTGAGAATCGCGTTGGCAACTATGAGTAACCGCGAAGTAATAGAGAAGGCCATTGCAGCGATGGGGATTAAAAAATATTTCGATTTGGTGCTGACCGTGGATGAAGTCAAAAAACCTAAACCCGATCCAGAAGTCTTCCTAAAATGCGCAGAGAAGCTTGGTGTCCAACCGACAAAATGCGTGGTTATTGAAGATTCCGTTTTTGGCGTGATCGCGGCTAAGAGGGCTGGGATGAGATGCATCGCCGTCCTAACCGGAGCCTATGGGATGGAGGAACTTGTGAGGGAGAATCCCGACCTAACTGTCAAATCATTAATGGAGATTGAGAAAATTTTAGGTTTCATTCTAGGCTAA